The nucleotide sequence GTTTGCGCGCCATCCTTTGAGCGCGCGGAGTGGAGCTGGATCATCTGGACAGGAGGCTAGGATTCGGCGGAGACTTTCTGCCAGGGGCTCCATTTCATCGAGCGTCTGAACCCGCGTTGCGGTGTCGATCAGCCCGCGCATTTCGAGGAATCGGAGCCAGGAGGGAATGATCTCAAACAAAGCTGCGGCACGATGATTAAGTTGGTTCATCATTCCGAGCAATCCTGCAAGATAATGTTCCAGGCGCTCGCTGTCAGGTACCAGAACGTTTTCATAGGGCCTGAACTTCCGCTGGCGTGCCGTCCGTCGCTCTCGCTGACGGTTTAAGTCGCGCTGCATGGACTCAAGCATGCTTTCCCGGTATTCCAGCTTTCCTTCGTGACGTTCCAGGATAAACCGGTACAAATCATGGCGGCCCAATTCGCCCTTTGAGAAAGCTACGCCCTCAAAACGCCGCAGATAGCCAAGAAACTGGATGGTCAGCTGGTAGAGATGCAAATCTCCACCTGCACCCCCGGTCTCGAGCTCACACTCTTCCTGGTCATCCCGCACGGAGCGCGGCTGGGCTAACTTGAAATCATTCATCGTCCATACTTTTGCAGGCCATTCGGCGAGGTGGGACAGGTATGACGCCACCTGGGGAGCGTCGACTTCTGAGAAGAACTGGAGCCTACCGGAAAGTACCGGATCTGACTTGGCCGGCTCCAGTGCGCAGTCCGCATGGTTCAAAAGCTCATAAGTGATGGCGCGGGTGCAAAACTCGTCGACCCC is from Terriglobia bacterium and encodes:
- a CDS encoding SEC-C domain-containing protein, whose product is MSPGRNEPCHCGSGKKYKKCCLSKDEESRQEKKGEEPGSGADRQSSLDDRIRKRKLDPRVEAGEALWREFSAADYQARLALFMRTLDDPELMDAEIAFEMLNEIFRHTAEHGERDRFDALVEELRSRRPEIYDEDKAYVLKWRIANALAAGRPGEVSTLALELAPLASRKIDIFNRVESQLAYHGHLSTLVEAMRLAWPDVKSSSEIVPWGVDEFCTRAITYELLNHADCALEPAKSDPVLSGRLQFFSEVDAPQVASYLSHLAEWPAKVWTMNDFKLAQPRSVRDDQEECELETGGAGGDLHLYQLTIQFLGYLRRFEGVAFSKGELGRHDLYRFILERHEGKLEYRESMLESMQRDLNRQRERRTARQRKFRPYENVLVPDSERLEHYLAGLLGMMNQLNHRAAALFEIIPSWLRFLEMRGLIDTATRVQTLDEMEPLAESLRRILASCPDDPAPLRALKGWRANDQRAILE